One Rhodothermales bacterium genomic region harbors:
- a CDS encoding dienelactone hydrolase family protein, with translation MRYASRLTTLLLLWAVASSAQAQSYVLERLDNSPRQQEWVTVQAGDRQVDAFVVFPEGAEKALSVVVIHENWGLSDWVRGVADRLAEAGYIAIAPDLLSGAGPDGGNTQSFASEDDVSLGISRLDPAVVTNDLAAVTAYMRAMPAANGKVAVAGFGWGGEQALRFATNQSDIKAAMVFYGGPPAEGFERIQAPVYGFYGGDDPRINATIPTTATAMRNAGKMYQPMLYPDSGHGFMRDGQDPAGTDPNKRAFEQAWQRWLKILAGL, from the coding sequence ATGCGTTACGCGTCACGGCTTACCACGCTACTCCTCCTCTGGGCCGTTGCCTCGAGCGCCCAGGCGCAAAGCTACGTCCTCGAGCGTCTCGACAACTCACCCCGGCAGCAGGAATGGGTGACCGTTCAGGCCGGCGATCGCCAGGTCGATGCCTTCGTCGTGTTTCCTGAGGGCGCTGAAAAGGCGCTCTCCGTGGTGGTGATCCACGAGAACTGGGGATTAAGCGACTGGGTCCGCGGCGTGGCCGACCGGCTCGCCGAGGCAGGATACATCGCCATCGCGCCCGACCTGCTCTCGGGCGCCGGCCCCGACGGCGGCAACACGCAATCCTTTGCCTCGGAGGACGACGTCAGCCTGGGGATCTCCAGGCTCGATCCCGCCGTCGTGACGAACGACCTTGCGGCGGTGACGGCCTATATGCGTGCGATGCCGGCGGCGAACGGCAAAGTGGCGGTCGCTGGCTTCGGCTGGGGCGGCGAGCAGGCCCTACGCTTCGCCACCAACCAATCTGATATAAAGGCCGCGATGGTATTTTATGGCGGCCCGCCAGCGGAAGGCTTCGAGCGCATCCAGGCGCCGGTCTACGGATTCTACGGCGGCGACGACCCCCGCATCAATGCAACGATCCCAACTACGGCGACGGCCATGCGGAATGCCGGCAAGATGTATCAGCCCATGCTTTACCCGGATTCAGGCCATGGCTTCATGCGCGACGGCCAGGACCCTGCCGGCACTGACCCCAATAAACGGGCCTTCGAGCAGGCATGGCAACGCTGGCTGAAGATCCTGGCGGGACTTTGA
- a CDS encoding cytochrome c produces MKEYVLLLGIVLSGIGCADPAADARAQQERGQAAYASYCASCHEIEQGIGPRLKREVLATRLSAATLLAYNRRNMPYQAGNTLPYEQYVDITAYLLVRGGFLDSSRVFTESDAAGISLVLARGAP; encoded by the coding sequence ATGAAGGAGTATGTCTTGCTTCTGGGGATCGTCCTTTCGGGAATCGGCTGCGCGGACCCTGCCGCCGACGCCCGCGCCCAGCAGGAGAGGGGGCAGGCCGCCTATGCCAGCTACTGTGCCTCCTGCCACGAGATCGAACAGGGTATCGGCCCGCGCCTCAAACGCGAAGTGCTTGCCACGCGGCTCTCGGCCGCCACACTCCTGGCTTACAACCGACGCAACATGCCTTATCAAGCCGGTAATACGCTGCCGTATGAACAGTATGTGGACATCACCGCCTACCTGCTCGTCCGCGGGGGATTTCTGGATTCAAGCCGCGTCTTTACCGAGTCGGACGCGGCCGGCATCTCCCTGGTCCTGGCGCGCGGGGCGCCCTGA